In Halobacterium sp. R2-5, the following are encoded in one genomic region:
- a CDS encoding thiamine pyrophosphate-dependent enzyme has translation MSKAFSAIGEDREVERDEFTPGVEPQPTWCPGCGDFGVLKALKGAMAELGKDPEEVLLCTGIGCSGKLNSYFESYGFHTIHGRSLPVARAAKLANDDLEVVAAGGDGDGYGIGGNHFTHTARENHDMTYIVFNNEIFGLTKGQTSPTSPKGHKSKTQPHGNAKDPVRPLSMSLSAGASYIARTAAVNPNQAQEILVEAMEHDGFSHVDFLTQCPTWNKDAKQYVPYVDVQDSDDYDFDVTDRREAADMMYETENALHEGTVLTGRYYKEEDRNSYQQEKRSRGDMPEEPLAERYFDDDYEWERSYDLIERHK, from the coding sequence ATGAGCAAGGCATTCAGCGCGATCGGAGAGGATAGGGAGGTCGAACGGGACGAGTTCACGCCCGGCGTCGAGCCGCAGCCGACGTGGTGTCCGGGCTGTGGCGACTTCGGCGTCCTGAAGGCGCTGAAGGGCGCGATGGCGGAGCTCGGCAAGGACCCCGAGGAGGTCCTGCTGTGCACCGGCATCGGCTGCTCGGGGAAGCTCAACAGCTACTTCGAGAGCTACGGCTTCCACACGATTCACGGTCGCTCGCTGCCCGTGGCCCGCGCCGCGAAGCTCGCCAACGACGACCTCGAGGTCGTCGCGGCGGGCGGCGACGGCGACGGCTACGGCATCGGCGGGAACCACTTCACGCACACCGCCCGCGAGAACCACGACATGACCTACATCGTGTTCAACAACGAGATCTTCGGCCTGACGAAGGGCCAGACGTCCCCGACGTCGCCGAAGGGTCACAAGTCGAAGACTCAGCCTCACGGGAACGCGAAGGACCCGGTTCGGCCGCTCTCGATGAGCCTGTCGGCGGGCGCGTCCTACATCGCCCGCACGGCGGCCGTGAACCCGAACCAGGCCCAGGAGATCCTCGTCGAGGCCATGGAGCACGACGGCTTCTCGCACGTCGACTTCCTCACGCAGTGCCCGACGTGGAACAAGGACGCCAAGCAGTACGTCCCGTACGTCGACGTGCAGGACAGCGACGACTACGACTTCGACGTCACTGACCGTCGCGAGGCCGCCGACATGATGTACGAGACGGAGAACGCCCTCCACGAGGGCACCGTCCTCACCGGCCGGTACTACAAGGAGGAGGACCGGAACTCCTACCAGCAGGAGAAACGCTCTCGCGGCGACATGCCCGAAGAGCCGCTCGCCGAGCGGTACTTCGACGACGACTACGAGTGGGAGCGCTCGTACGACCTCATCGAACGCCACAAGTAA